The following proteins are co-located in the Penaeus vannamei isolate JL-2024 chromosome 34, ASM4276789v1, whole genome shotgun sequence genome:
- the LOC113819058 gene encoding loricrin-like isoform X38, with protein MTRPLAVLYLVAVGVASAASPGPSPASAASPGPDLVRPQRDDDFSIEIFDPEDEILLSDLYAIGGYGLGAGFSGHRQTGVSGFRPGFQGQRGKPGKGSRYPVGGSLSGAGGFPSVGSGSLSGAGGFPSGSGFPSGAGGFPSRGSGSLSGAGGFPSGSGSLSGAGGFPSGSGSLSGAGGFPSGSGSLSGAGGFPSGSGSLSGAGGFPSGGSGSLSGAGGFPSGGGGFPSGSGSLSGAGGFPSGGSGSLSGAGGFPSGGSGSLSGAGGFPSGGGGFPSGSGSLSGSGGFPSGGSGSLSGSGGFPSGGSGSLSGSGGFPSGGSGSLSGAGGFPSGGGGFPSGSGSLSGAGGFPSGGSGSLSGAGGFPSGGGGFPSGSGSLSGAGGFPSGGSGSLSGAGGFPSGGGGFPSGSGSLSGSGGFPSGGGGFPSGSGSLSGSGGFPSGGSGSLSGSGGFPSGSGSLSGSGGFPSGGSGSLSGSGGFPSGSGSLSGSGGFPSGGSGFPSGSGSSSGGSGFPSGGDGFPSLSGAGGFPSGGSGSLSGAGGFPSGSGSLSGAGGYPSGGSRSSAGKGGFPSGGSSRSSSRG; from the exons ATGACGAGGCCGCTCGCCGTGCTCTACCTGGTGGCCGTGGGCGTCGCCAGCGCCGCGAGCCCCGGCCCCAGCCCCGCCAGCGCCGCGAGCCCCGGACCCGACCTCGTCCGGCCCCAACGCGACGACGACTTCTCCATCGAGATCTTCGATCCCGAGGACGAGATCCTCCTTTCCGACCTGTATGCAATCGGCGGCTACGGCTTAGGGGCAGGCTTCTCTGGGCACCGACAGACTGGTGTATCAGGATTCCGGCCCGGCTTCCAGGGCCAGCGGGGCAAGCCGGGAAAGGGAAGTCGCTACCCCGTAGGAGGATCCTTGTCAGGAGCAGGTGGATTCCCATCTGTAGGAAGTGGATCCTTATCAGGGGCAGGTGGATTCCCATCTGGAAGTGGATTCCCGTCAGGAGCAGGTGGATTCCCATCGAGAGGAAGTGGATCCTTATCAGGGGCAGGTGGATTCCCATCTGGGAGTGGATCCTTATCAGGAGCAGGTGGATTCCCATCTGGAAGTGGATCTTTGTCTGGAGCAGGTGGATTCCCGTCAGGAAGTGGATCCTTGTCAGGAGCAGGTGGATTCCCGTCAGGAAGTGGATCCTTGTCAGGAGCAGGTGGATTCCCATCTGGAGGAAGTGGATCCTTATCAGGGGCAGGTGGATTTCCATCTGGAGGAGGTGGATTCCCGTCAGGAAGCGGATCCTTGTCAGGAGCAGGTGGATTCCCATCTGGAGGAAGCGGATCCTTGTCAGGAGCAGGTGGATTCCCATCTGGAGGAAGTGGATCCTTATCAGGGGCAGGTGGATTCCCATCTGGAGGAGGTGGATTCCCGTCAGGAAGCGGATCCTTGTCTGGATCAGGTGGATTCCCATCTGGAGGAAGTGGATCCTTATCAGGATCAGGTGGATTCCCATCTGGAGGAAGTGGATCCTTATCAGGATCAGGTGGATTCCCATCTGGAGGAAGTGGATCCTTATCAGGGGCAGGTGGATTTCCATCTGGAGGAGGTGGATTCCCGTCAGGAAGCGGATCCTTGTCAGGAGCAGGTGGATTCCCATCTGGAGGAAGTGGATCCTTATCAGGGGCAGGTGGATTTCCATCTGGAGGAGGTGGATTCCCGTCAGGAAGCGGATCCTTGTCAGGAGCAGGTGGATTCCCATCTGGAGGAAGTGGATCCTTATCAGGGGCAGGTGGATTCCCATCTGGAGGAGGTGGATTCCCGTCAGGAAGCGGATCCTTGTCAGGATCAGGTGGATTCCCATCTGGAGGAGGTGGATTCCCGTCAGGAAGCGGATCCTTGTCTGGATCAGGTGGATTCCCATCTGGAGGAAGTGGATCCTTATCAGGATCAGGTGGATTCCCGTCAGGAAGCGGATCCTTGTCTGGATCAGGTGGATTCCCATCTGGAGGAAGTGGGTCCTTATCAGGATCAGGTGGATTCCCGTCAGGAAGTGGATCCTTGTCTGGATCAGGTGGATTCCCATCTGGAGGAA GTGGATTCCCGTCAGGGAGCGGATCCTCGTCTGGAGGAAGTGGATTCCCATCTGGAGGAGATGGATTTCCATCGTTGTCAGGAGCAGGCGGATTCCCATCTGGAGGAAGTGGATCGTTGTCAGGAGCAGGTGGATTCCCGTCAGGAAGTGGATCGTTATCAGGAGCAGGTGGATATCCGTCAGGAGGAAGTAGATCCTCGGCTGGAAAAGGTGGATTCCCATCCGGAGGAAGTAGTCGCTCGTCTAGCAGAGGCTGA
- the LOC113819058 gene encoding loricrin-like isoform X21: protein MTRPLAVLYLVAVGVASAASPGPSPASAASPGPDLVRPQRDDDFSIEIFDPEDEILLSDLYAIGGYGLGAGFSGHRQTGVSGFRPGFQGQRGKPGKGSRYPVGGSLSGAGGFPSVGSGSLSGAGGFPSGSGFPSGAGGFPSRGSGSLSGAGGFPSGSGSLSGAGGFPSGSGSLSGAGGFPSGSGSLSGAGGFPSGSGSLSGAGGFPSGGSGSLSGAGGFPSGGGGFPSGSGSLSGAGGFPSGGSGSLSGAGGFPSGGSGSLSGAGGFPSGGGGFPSGSGSLSGSGGFPSGGSGSLSGSGGFPSGGSGSLSGSGGFPSGGSGSLSGAGGFPSGGGGFPSGSGSLSGAGGFPSGGSGSLSGAGGFPSGGGGFPSGSGSLSGAGGFPSGGSGSLSGAGGFPSGGGGFPSGSGSLSGSGGFPSGGGGFPSGSGSLSGSGGFPSGGSGSLSGSGGFPSGSGSLSGSGGFPSGGSGSLSGSGGFPSGSGSLSGSGGFPSGGSGFPSGSGSLSGSGGFPSGSGFPSESGSLSGSGGFPSGSGSLSGSGGFPSGGSGFPSGSGSSSGGSGFPSGGDGFPSLSGAGGFPSGGSGSLSGAGGFPSGSGSLSGAGGYPSGGSRSSAGKGGFPSGGSSRSSSRG from the exons ATGACGAGGCCGCTCGCCGTGCTCTACCTGGTGGCCGTGGGCGTCGCCAGCGCCGCGAGCCCCGGCCCCAGCCCCGCCAGCGCCGCGAGCCCCGGACCCGACCTCGTCCGGCCCCAACGCGACGACGACTTCTCCATCGAGATCTTCGATCCCGAGGACGAGATCCTCCTTTCCGACCTGTATGCAATCGGCGGCTACGGCTTAGGGGCAGGCTTCTCTGGGCACCGACAGACTGGTGTATCAGGATTCCGGCCCGGCTTCCAGGGCCAGCGGGGCAAGCCGGGAAAGGGAAGTCGCTACCCCGTAGGAGGATCCTTGTCAGGAGCAGGTGGATTCCCATCTGTAGGAAGTGGATCCTTATCAGGGGCAGGTGGATTCCCATCTGGAAGTGGATTCCCGTCAGGAGCAGGTGGATTCCCATCGAGAGGAAGTGGATCCTTATCAGGGGCAGGTGGATTCCCATCTGGGAGTGGATCCTTATCAGGAGCAGGTGGATTCCCATCTGGAAGTGGATCTTTGTCTGGAGCAGGTGGATTCCCGTCAGGAAGTGGATCCTTGTCAGGAGCAGGTGGATTCCCGTCAGGAAGTGGATCCTTGTCAGGAGCAGGTGGATTCCCATCTGGAGGAAGTGGATCCTTATCAGGGGCAGGTGGATTTCCATCTGGAGGAGGTGGATTCCCGTCAGGAAGCGGATCCTTGTCAGGAGCAGGTGGATTCCCATCTGGAGGAAGCGGATCCTTGTCAGGAGCAGGTGGATTCCCATCTGGAGGAAGTGGATCCTTATCAGGGGCAGGTGGATTCCCATCTGGAGGAGGTGGATTCCCGTCAGGAAGCGGATCCTTGTCTGGATCAGGTGGATTCCCATCTGGAGGAAGTGGATCCTTATCAGGATCAGGTGGATTCCCATCTGGAGGAAGTGGATCCTTATCAGGATCAGGTGGATTCCCATCTGGAGGAAGTGGATCCTTATCAGGGGCAGGTGGATTTCCATCTGGAGGAGGTGGATTCCCGTCAGGAAGCGGATCCTTGTCAGGAGCAGGTGGATTCCCATCTGGAGGAAGTGGATCCTTATCAGGGGCAGGTGGATTTCCATCTGGAGGAGGTGGATTCCCGTCAGGAAGCGGATCCTTGTCAGGAGCAGGTGGATTCCCATCTGGAGGAAGTGGATCCTTATCAGGGGCAGGTGGATTCCCATCTGGAGGAGGTGGATTCCCGTCAGGAAGCGGATCCTTGTCAGGATCAGGTGGATTCCCATCTGGAGGAGGTGGATTCCCGTCAGGAAGCGGATCCTTGTCTGGATCAGGTGGATTCCCATCTGGAGGAAGTGGATCCTTATCAGGATCAGGTGGATTCCCGTCAGGAAGCGGATCCTTGTCTGGATCAGGTGGATTCCCATCTGGAGGAAGTGGGTCCTTATCAGGATCAGGTGGATTCCCGTCAGGAAGTGGATCCTTGTCTGGATCAGGTGGATTCCCATCTGGAGGAAGTGGATTCCCGTCAGGAAGCGGATCCTTGTCTGGATCAGGTGGATTTCCATCTGGAAGTGGATTCCCGTCAGAAAGTGGATCCTTGTCTGGATCAGGTGGATTCCCATCTGGAAGTGGATCCTTATCAGGATCAGGTGGATTTCCATCTGGAGGAA GTGGATTCCCGTCAGGGAGCGGATCCTCGTCTGGAGGAAGTGGATTCCCATCTGGAGGAGATGGATTTCCATCGTTGTCAGGAGCAGGCGGATTCCCATCTGGAGGAAGTGGATCGTTGTCAGGAGCAGGTGGATTCCCGTCAGGAAGTGGATCGTTATCAGGAGCAGGTGGATATCCGTCAGGAGGAAGTAGATCCTCGGCTGGAAAAGGTGGATTCCCATCCGGAGGAAGTAGTCGCTCGTCTAGCAGAGGCTGA
- the LOC113819058 gene encoding loricrin-like isoform X7 produces MTRPLAVLYLVAVGVASAASPGPSPASAASPGPDLVRPQRDDDFSIEIFDPEDEILLSDLYAIGGYGLGAGFSGHRQTGVSGFRPGFQGQRGKPGKGSRYPVGGSLSGAGGFPSVGSGSLSGAGGFPSGSGFPSGAGGFPSRGSGSLSGAGGFPSGSGSLSGAGGFPSGSGSLSGAGGFPSGSGSLSGAGGFPSGSGSLSGAGGFPSGGSGSLSGAGGFPSGGGGFPSGSGSLSGAGGFPSGGSGSLSGAGGFPSGGSGSLSGAGGFPSGGGGFPSGSGSLSGSGGFPSGGSGSLSGSGGFPSGGSGSLSGSGGFPSGGSGSLSGAGGFPSGGGGFPSGSGSLSGAGGFPSGGSGSLSGAGGFPSGGGGFPSGSGSLSGAGGFPSGGSGSLSGAGGFPSGGGGFPSGSGSLSGSGGFPSGGGGFPSGSGSLSGSGGFPSGGSGSLSGSGGFPSGSGSLSGSGGFPSGGSGSLSGSGGFPSGSGSLSGSGGFPSGGSGFPSGSGSLSGSGGFPSGSGFPSESGSLSGSGGFPSGSGSLSGSGGFPSGGSGFPSGSGSLSGSGGFPSGGSGFPSGSGSSSGGSGFPSGGDGFPSLSGAGGFPSGGSGSLSGAGGFPSGSGSLSGAGGYPSGGSRSSAGKGGFPSGGSSRSSSRG; encoded by the exons ATGACGAGGCCGCTCGCCGTGCTCTACCTGGTGGCCGTGGGCGTCGCCAGCGCCGCGAGCCCCGGCCCCAGCCCCGCCAGCGCCGCGAGCCCCGGACCCGACCTCGTCCGGCCCCAACGCGACGACGACTTCTCCATCGAGATCTTCGATCCCGAGGACGAGATCCTCCTTTCCGACCTGTATGCAATCGGCGGCTACGGCTTAGGGGCAGGCTTCTCTGGGCACCGACAGACTGGTGTATCAGGATTCCGGCCCGGCTTCCAGGGCCAGCGGGGCAAGCCGGGAAAGGGAAGTCGCTACCCCGTAGGAGGATCCTTGTCAGGAGCAGGTGGATTCCCATCTGTAGGAAGTGGATCCTTATCAGGGGCAGGTGGATTCCCATCTGGAAGTGGATTCCCGTCAGGAGCAGGTGGATTCCCATCGAGAGGAAGTGGATCCTTATCAGGGGCAGGTGGATTCCCATCTGGGAGTGGATCCTTATCAGGAGCAGGTGGATTCCCATCTGGAAGTGGATCTTTGTCTGGAGCAGGTGGATTCCCGTCAGGAAGTGGATCCTTGTCAGGAGCAGGTGGATTCCCGTCAGGAAGTGGATCCTTGTCAGGAGCAGGTGGATTCCCATCTGGAGGAAGTGGATCCTTATCAGGGGCAGGTGGATTTCCATCTGGAGGAGGTGGATTCCCGTCAGGAAGCGGATCCTTGTCAGGAGCAGGTGGATTCCCATCTGGAGGAAGCGGATCCTTGTCAGGAGCAGGTGGATTCCCATCTGGAGGAAGTGGATCCTTATCAGGGGCAGGTGGATTCCCATCTGGAGGAGGTGGATTCCCGTCAGGAAGCGGATCCTTGTCTGGATCAGGTGGATTCCCATCTGGAGGAAGTGGATCCTTATCAGGATCAGGTGGATTCCCATCTGGAGGAAGTGGATCCTTATCAGGATCAGGTGGATTCCCATCTGGAGGAAGTGGATCCTTATCAGGGGCAGGTGGATTTCCATCTGGAGGAGGTGGATTCCCGTCAGGAAGCGGATCCTTGTCAGGAGCAGGTGGATTCCCATCTGGAGGAAGTGGATCCTTATCAGGGGCAGGTGGATTTCCATCTGGAGGAGGTGGATTCCCGTCAGGAAGCGGATCCTTGTCAGGAGCAGGTGGATTCCCATCTGGAGGAAGTGGATCCTTATCAGGGGCAGGTGGATTCCCATCTGGAGGAGGTGGATTCCCGTCAGGAAGCGGATCCTTGTCAGGATCAGGTGGATTCCCATCTGGAGGAGGTGGATTCCCGTCAGGAAGCGGATCCTTGTCTGGATCAGGTGGATTCCCATCTGGAGGAAGTGGATCCTTATCAGGATCAGGTGGATTCCCGTCAGGAAGCGGATCCTTGTCTGGATCAGGTGGATTCCCATCTGGAGGAAGTGGGTCCTTATCAGGATCAGGTGGATTCCCGTCAGGAAGTGGATCCTTGTCTGGATCAGGTGGATTCCCATCTGGAGGAAGTGGATTCCCGTCAGGAAGCGGATCCTTGTCTGGATCAGGTGGATTTCCATCTGGAAGTGGATTCCCGTCAGAAAGTGGATCCTTGTCTGGATCAGGTGGATTCCCATCTGGAAGTGGATCCTTATCAGGATCAGGTGGATTTCCATCTGGAGGAAGTGGATTCCCGTCAGGAAGCGGATCCTTGTCTGGATCAGGTGGATTCCCATCTGGAGGAA GTGGATTCCCGTCAGGGAGCGGATCCTCGTCTGGAGGAAGTGGATTCCCATCTGGAGGAGATGGATTTCCATCGTTGTCAGGAGCAGGCGGATTCCCATCTGGAGGAAGTGGATCGTTGTCAGGAGCAGGTGGATTCCCGTCAGGAAGTGGATCGTTATCAGGAGCAGGTGGATATCCGTCAGGAGGAAGTAGATCCTCGGCTGGAAAAGGTGGATTCCCATCCGGAGGAAGTAGTCGCTCGTCTAGCAGAGGCTGA
- the LOC113819058 gene encoding loricrin-like isoform X44 → MTRPLAVLYLVAVGVASAASPGPSPASAASPGPDLVRPQRDDDFSIEIFDPEDEILLSDLYAIGGYGLGAGFSGHRQTGVSGFRPGFQGQRGKPGKGSRYPVGGSLSGAGGFPSVGSGSLSGAGGFPSGSGFPSGAGGFPSRGSGSLSGAGGFPSGSGSLSGAGGFPSGSGSLSGAGGFPSGSGSLSGAGGFPSGSGSLSGAGGFPSGGSGSLSGAGGFPSGGGGFPSGSGSLSGAGGFPSGGSGSLSGAGGFPSGGSGSLSGAGGFPSGGGGFPSGSGSLSGSGGFPSGGSGSLSGSGGFPSGGSGSLSGSGGFPSGGSGSLSGAGGFPSGGGGFPSGSGSLSGAGGFPSGGSGSLSGAGGFPSGGGGFPSGSGSLSGAGGFPSGGSGSLSGAGGFPSGGGGFPSGSGSLSGSGGFPSGGGGFPSGSGSLSGSGGFPSGGSGSLSGSGGFPSGGSGFPSGSGSLSGSGGFPSGGSGFPSGSGSSSGGSGFPSGGDGFPSLSGAGGFPSGGSGSLSGAGGFPSGSGSLSGAGGYPSGGSRSSAGKGGFPSGGSSRSSSRG, encoded by the exons ATGACGAGGCCGCTCGCCGTGCTCTACCTGGTGGCCGTGGGCGTCGCCAGCGCCGCGAGCCCCGGCCCCAGCCCCGCCAGCGCCGCGAGCCCCGGACCCGACCTCGTCCGGCCCCAACGCGACGACGACTTCTCCATCGAGATCTTCGATCCCGAGGACGAGATCCTCCTTTCCGACCTGTATGCAATCGGCGGCTACGGCTTAGGGGCAGGCTTCTCTGGGCACCGACAGACTGGTGTATCAGGATTCCGGCCCGGCTTCCAGGGCCAGCGGGGCAAGCCGGGAAAGGGAAGTCGCTACCCCGTAGGAGGATCCTTGTCAGGAGCAGGTGGATTCCCATCTGTAGGAAGTGGATCCTTATCAGGGGCAGGTGGATTCCCATCTGGAAGTGGATTCCCGTCAGGAGCAGGTGGATTCCCATCGAGAGGAAGTGGATCCTTATCAGGGGCAGGTGGATTCCCATCTGGGAGTGGATCCTTATCAGGAGCAGGTGGATTCCCATCTGGAAGTGGATCTTTGTCTGGAGCAGGTGGATTCCCGTCAGGAAGTGGATCCTTGTCAGGAGCAGGTGGATTCCCGTCAGGAAGTGGATCCTTGTCAGGAGCAGGTGGATTCCCATCTGGAGGAAGTGGATCCTTATCAGGGGCAGGTGGATTTCCATCTGGAGGAGGTGGATTCCCGTCAGGAAGCGGATCCTTGTCAGGAGCAGGTGGATTCCCATCTGGAGGAAGCGGATCCTTGTCAGGAGCAGGTGGATTCCCATCTGGAGGAAGTGGATCCTTATCAGGGGCAGGTGGATTCCCATCTGGAGGAGGTGGATTCCCGTCAGGAAGCGGATCCTTGTCTGGATCAGGTGGATTCCCATCTGGAGGAAGTGGATCCTTATCAGGATCAGGTGGATTCCCATCTGGAGGAAGTGGATCCTTATCAGGATCAGGTGGATTCCCATCTGGAGGAAGTGGATCCTTATCAGGGGCAGGTGGATTTCCATCTGGAGGAGGTGGATTCCCGTCAGGAAGCGGATCCTTGTCAGGAGCAGGTGGATTCCCATCTGGAGGAAGTGGATCCTTATCAGGGGCAGGTGGATTTCCATCTGGAGGAGGTGGATTCCCGTCAGGAAGCGGATCCTTGTCAGGAGCAGGTGGATTCCCATCTGGAGGAAGTGGATCCTTATCAGGGGCAGGTGGATTCCCATCTGGAGGAGGTGGATTCCCGTCAGGAAGCGGATCCTTGTCAGGATCAGGTGGATTCCCATCTGGAGGAGGTGGATTCCCGTCAGGAAGCGGATCCTTGTCTGGATCAGGTGGATTCCCATCTGGAGGAAGTGGATCCTTATCAGGATCAG GTGGATTTCCATCTGGAGGAAGTGGATTCCCGTCAGGAAGCGGATCCTTGTCTGGATCAGGTGGATTCCCATCTGGAGGAA GTGGATTCCCGTCAGGGAGCGGATCCTCGTCTGGAGGAAGTGGATTCCCATCTGGAGGAGATGGATTTCCATCGTTGTCAGGAGCAGGCGGATTCCCATCTGGAGGAAGTGGATCGTTGTCAGGAGCAGGTGGATTCCCGTCAGGAAGTGGATCGTTATCAGGAGCAGGTGGATATCCGTCAGGAGGAAGTAGATCCTCGGCTGGAAAAGGTGGATTCCCATCCGGAGGAAGTAGTCGCTCGTCTAGCAGAGGCTGA
- the LOC113819058 gene encoding loricrin-like isoform X48 translates to MTRPLAVLYLVAVGVASAASPGPSPASAASPGPDLVRPQRDDDFSIEIFDPEDEILLSDLYAIGGYGLGAGFSGHRQTGVSGFRPGFQGQRGKPGKGSRYPVGGSLSGAGGFPSVGSGSLSGAGGFPSGSGFPSGAGGFPSRGSGSLSGAGGFPSGSGSLSGAGGFPSGSGSLSGAGGFPSGSGSLSGAGGFPSGSGSLSGAGGFPSGGSGSLSGAGGFPSGGGGFPSGSGSLSGAGGFPSGGSGSLSGAGGFPSGGSGSLSGAGGFPSGGGGFPSGSGSLSGSGGFPSGGSGSLSGSGGFPSGGSGSLSGSGGFPSGGSGSLSGAGGFPSGGGGFPSGSGSLSGAGGFPSGGSGSLSGAGGFPSGGGGFPSGSGSLSGAGGFPSGGSGSLSGAGGFPSGGGGFPSGSGSLSGSGGFPSGGGGFPSGSGSLSGSGGFPSGGSGSLSGSGGFPSGGSGFPSGSGSSSGGSGFPSGGDGFPSLSGAGGFPSGGSGSLSGAGGFPSGSGSLSGAGGYPSGGSRSSAGKGGFPSGGSSRSSSRG, encoded by the exons ATGACGAGGCCGCTCGCCGTGCTCTACCTGGTGGCCGTGGGCGTCGCCAGCGCCGCGAGCCCCGGCCCCAGCCCCGCCAGCGCCGCGAGCCCCGGACCCGACCTCGTCCGGCCCCAACGCGACGACGACTTCTCCATCGAGATCTTCGATCCCGAGGACGAGATCCTCCTTTCCGACCTGTATGCAATCGGCGGCTACGGCTTAGGGGCAGGCTTCTCTGGGCACCGACAGACTGGTGTATCAGGATTCCGGCCCGGCTTCCAGGGCCAGCGGGGCAAGCCGGGAAAGGGAAGTCGCTACCCCGTAGGAGGATCCTTGTCAGGAGCAGGTGGATTCCCATCTGTAGGAAGTGGATCCTTATCAGGGGCAGGTGGATTCCCATCTGGAAGTGGATTCCCGTCAGGAGCAGGTGGATTCCCATCGAGAGGAAGTGGATCCTTATCAGGGGCAGGTGGATTCCCATCTGGGAGTGGATCCTTATCAGGAGCAGGTGGATTCCCATCTGGAAGTGGATCTTTGTCTGGAGCAGGTGGATTCCCGTCAGGAAGTGGATCCTTGTCAGGAGCAGGTGGATTCCCGTCAGGAAGTGGATCCTTGTCAGGAGCAGGTGGATTCCCATCTGGAGGAAGTGGATCCTTATCAGGGGCAGGTGGATTTCCATCTGGAGGAGGTGGATTCCCGTCAGGAAGCGGATCCTTGTCAGGAGCAGGTGGATTCCCATCTGGAGGAAGCGGATCCTTGTCAGGAGCAGGTGGATTCCCATCTGGAGGAAGTGGATCCTTATCAGGGGCAGGTGGATTCCCATCTGGAGGAGGTGGATTCCCGTCAGGAAGCGGATCCTTGTCTGGATCAGGTGGATTCCCATCTGGAGGAAGTGGATCCTTATCAGGATCAGGTGGATTCCCATCTGGAGGAAGTGGATCCTTATCAGGATCAGGTGGATTCCCATCTGGAGGAAGTGGATCCTTATCAGGGGCAGGTGGATTTCCATCTGGAGGAGGTGGATTCCCGTCAGGAAGCGGATCCTTGTCAGGAGCAGGTGGATTCCCATCTGGAGGAAGTGGATCCTTATCAGGGGCAGGTGGATTTCCATCTGGAGGAGGTGGATTCCCGTCAGGAAGCGGATCCTTGTCAGGAGCAGGTGGATTCCCATCTGGAGGAAGTGGATCCTTATCAGGGGCAGGTGGATTCCCATCTGGAGGAGGTGGATTCCCGTCAGGAAGCGGATCCTTGTCAGGATCAGGTGGATTCCCATCTGGAGGAGGTGGATTCCCGTCAGGAAGCGGATCCTTGTCTGGATCAGGTGGATTCCCATCTGGAGGAAGTGGATCCTTATCAGGATCAG GTGGATTCCCATCTGGAGGAA GTGGATTCCCGTCAGGGAGCGGATCCTCGTCTGGAGGAAGTGGATTCCCATCTGGAGGAGATGGATTTCCATCGTTGTCAGGAGCAGGCGGATTCCCATCTGGAGGAAGTGGATCGTTGTCAGGAGCAGGTGGATTCCCGTCAGGAAGTGGATCGTTATCAGGAGCAGGTGGATATCCGTCAGGAGGAAGTAGATCCTCGGCTGGAAAAGGTGGATTCCCATCCGGAGGAAGTAGTCGCTCGTCTAGCAGAGGCTGA
- the LOC113819058 gene encoding loricrin-like isoform X35, with product MTRPLAVLYLVAVGVASAASPGPSPASAASPGPDLVRPQRDDDFSIEIFDPEDEILLSDLYAIGGYGLGAGFSGHRQTGVSGFRPGFQGQRGKPGKGSRYPVGGSLSGAGGFPSVGSGSLSGAGGFPSGSGFPSGAGGFPSRGSGSLSGAGGFPSGSGSLSGAGGFPSGSGSLSGAGGFPSGGSGSLSGAGGFPSGGGGFPSGSGSLSGSGGFPSGGSGSLSGSGGFPSGGSGSLSGSGGFPSGGSGSLSGAGGFPSGGGGFPSGSGSLSGAGGFPSGGSGSLSGAGGFPSGGGGFPSGSGSLSGAGGFPSGGSGSLSGAGGFPSGGGGFPSGSGSLSGSGGFPSGGGGFPSGSGSLSGSGGFPSGGSGSLSGSGGFPSGSGSLSGSGGFPSGGSGSLSGSGGFPSGSGSLSGSGGFPSGGSGFPSGSGSLSGSGGFPSGSGFPSESGSLSGSGGFPSGSGSLSGSGGFPSGGSGFPSGSGSLSGSGGFPSGGSGSLPGSGGFPSGGSGSLSGSGGFPSGSGSSSGGSGFPSGGDGFPSLSGAGGFPSGGSGSLSGAGGFPSGSGSLSGAGGYPSGGSRSSAGKGGFPSGGSSRSSSRG from the exons ATGACGAGGCCGCTCGCCGTGCTCTACCTGGTGGCCGTGGGCGTCGCCAGCGCCGCGAGCCCCGGCCCCAGCCCCGCCAGCGCCGCGAGCCCCGGACCCGACCTCGTCCGGCCCCAACGCGACGACGACTTCTCCATCGAGATCTTCGATCCCGAGGACGAGATCCTCCTTTCCGACCTGTATGCAATCGGCGGCTACGGCTTAGGGGCAGGCTTCTCTGGGCACCGACAGACTGGTGTATCAGGATTCCGGCCCGGCTTCCAGGGCCAGCGGGGCAAGCCGGGAAAGGGAAGTCGCTACCCCGTAGGAGGATCCTTGTCAGGAGCAGGTGGATTCCCATCTGTAGGAAGTGGATCCTTATCAGGGGCAGGTGGATTCCCATCTGGAAGTGGATTCCCGTCAGGAGCAGGTGGATTCCCATCGAGAGGAAGTGGATCCTTATCAGGGGCAGGTGGATTCCCATCTGGGAGTGGATCCTTATCAGGAGCAG GTGGATTCCCGTCAGGAAGCGGATCCTTGTCAGGAGCAG GTGGATTCCCATCTGGAGGAAGTGGATCCTTATCAGGGGCAGGTGGATTCCCATCTGGAGGAGGTGGATTCCCGTCAGGAAGCGGATCCTTGTCTGGATCAGGTGGATTCCCATCTGGAGGAAGTGGATCCTTATCAGGATCAGGTGGATTCCCATCTGGAGGAAGTGGATCCTTATCAGGATCAGGTGGATTCCCATCTGGAGGAAGTGGATCCTTATCAGGGGCAGGTGGATTTCCATCTGGAGGAGGTGGATTCCCGTCAGGAAGCGGATCCTTGTCAGGAGCAGGTGGATTCCCATCTGGAGGAAGTGGATCCTTATCAGGGGCAGGTGGATTTCCATCTGGAGGAGGTGGATTCCCGTCAGGAAGCGGATCCTTGTCAGGAGCAGGTGGATTCCCATCTGGAGGAAGTGGATCCTTATCAGGGGCAGGTGGATTCCCATCTGGAGGAGGTGGATTCCCGTCAGGAAGCGGATCCTTGTCAGGATCAGGTGGATTCCCATCTGGAGGAGGTGGATTCCCGTCAGGAAGCGGATCCTTGTCTGGATCAGGTGGATTCCCATCTGGAGGAAGTGGATCCTTATCAGGATCAGGTGGATTCCCGTCAGGAAGCGGATCCTTGTCTGGATCAGGTGGATTCCCATCTGGAGGAAGTGGGTCCTTATCAGGATCAGGTGGATTCCCGTCAGGAAGTGGATCCTTGTCTGGATCAGGTGGATTCCCATCTGGAGGAAGTGGATTCCCGTCAGGAAGCGGATCCTTGTCTGGATCAGGTGGATTTCCATCTGGAAGTGGATTCCCGTCAGAAAGTGGATCCTTGTCTGGATCAGGTGGATTCCCATCTGGAAGTGGATCCTTATCAGGATCAGGTGGATTTCCATCTGGAGGAAGTGGATTCCCGTCAGGAAGCGGATCCTTGTCTGGATCAGGTGGATTCCCATCTGGAGGAAGTGGATCCTTGCCTGGATCAGGTGGATTTCCATCTGGAGGAAGTGGATCCTTATCAGGATCAGGTGGATTCCCGTCAGGGAGCGGATCCTCGTCTGGAGGAAGTGGATTCCCATCTGGAGGAGATGGATTTCCATCGTTGTCAGGAGCAGGCGGATTCCCATCTGGAGGAAGTGGATCGTTGTCAGGAGCAGGTGGATTCCCGTCAGGAAGTGGATCGTTATCAGGAGCAGGTGGATATCCGTCAGGAGGAAGTAGATCCTCGGCTGGAAAAGGTGGATTCCCATCCGGAGGAAGTAGTCGCTCGTCTAGCAGAGGCTGA